Proteins encoded in a region of the Populus alba chromosome 13, ASM523922v2, whole genome shotgun sequence genome:
- the LOC118042432 gene encoding zinc finger protein VAR3, chloroplastic, with product MSSNATRFLMLLTTTTTIPSPLRYPSILRLTRHHIPSSLSSLSHHHHNLFTLSLSRPLKFNSSPSQHHQQLHTSAHFSDSPSPSISTSFPSTSGFSDPWPEWSKFVNNLSAAGYFNIKHGSNTPSDDLTSVDDLSEGFLRSCTASLAFARDKPQALGMLSRRDIEVVVQSGLPFLFKNGDDSVRRMRLFLHGSDSNVPNTDKAQTVDLMKFLLSYASSFVSSVKTNLHNLELVEPSVQSLFSELAQLASNAVEENRNGSFGNQFPDRYGQTPRPRGQNIEMKRGDWICPGCSFMNFARNVKCLECDEQRPKRQLTGGEWECPQCDFYNYARNMVCLRCDCKRPGGGSPVSTSSGSDIGYGSGSYVNKSDLVSRLAANEKKAQQRDGNVSQMDSSLDRNGAKADEDFPEIMPLRKGVNRFVVSTRKTPLERRLANSQFQENMGTDDTRERNDNQSIGTTNPLNQTINRSPASPLFSAPRGSNSNYVPFVPLPADMFAKKPENSKMEEREKLETVNYESLTPSNGEQKGAISGRSEHGKSRDSCQPSEMSMDQNLSDDNEKDLAEKSERWFKRVAELHNVTDLSSAISDDDFPEIMPSRKGENKFVVSKKKDRSLTSPMYKRHAAMEQANTTNSVPFVPFPPNYFAKKDNQQPDETDSHDKGVSESSSSATLEKHPQKLDDVRLGATHAAQEDSTGSWSGEKKSDLKKGATYGESAGGNFTQNFIDPLPAGRDSWNTGNSRIANATGTSNQMGNSMQNFNNSPVNTNDSESCGSSWKENISEKKIFTGTAPQSSKNQSVGDSWTGKSLEGSAVKEPDPLDMSEEAKAERWFRRVAQIKDISELSQIPDEDFPSIMPMRKGVNRFVVSKRKTPLERRLTSTQYRKNLPIVSSDPVKENDSS from the exons ATGAGCAGCAACGCCACCAGGTTCCTCATGCTCCTCAcgactacaaccaccattccttCCCCACTCCGTTACCCATCGATCCTCCGCCTCACCCGCCACCACATTCCCTcatctctctcctccctttcccaccaccaccacaacctCTTCACTCTCTCCCTTTCCCGCCCTTTAAAATTCAATTCCTCCCCGTCCCAGCACCACCAACAACTCCATACCTCTGCCCATTTCTCCgattccccttccccttccatCTCCACTTCCTTTCCTTCTACCTCCGGGTTCTCCGACCCCTGGCCAGAGTGGTCTAAATTTGTTAACAACCTCTCTGCGGCcggttattttaatatcaagcaTGGTTCTAACACTCCAAGTGATGATCTCACCTCAGTTGATGATTTATCAGAGGGGTTTTTGCGTTCTTGCACTGCTTCCTTAGCTTTCGCGCGTGATAAACCTCAGGCTTTAGG GATGCTTTCGAGAAGAGATATTGAGGTCGTGGTTCAAAGTGGGTTGCCATTTTtgttcaagaatggtgatgattCAGTGAGGAGGATGAGGTTGTTTTTGCATGGAAGTGATAGTAAT GTGCCAAATACTGATAAAGCACAGACAGTGGACCTGATGAAGTTTCTATTGAGTTATGCCAGCAGTTTTGTTTCTTCTGTGAAGACCAATCTTCATAATTTAGAACTTGTGGAGCCATCTGTTCAAAGTCTCTTTAGTGAGTTGGCCCAGCTGGCCTCCAATGCTGTGGAGGAAAACCGAAATGGTTCATTTGGAAATCAGTTCCCTGATAGATATGGACAAACACCAAGGCCTCGTGGGCaaaatattgaaatgaaaaGAGGTGACTGGATATGCCCAGG GTGTAGTTTCATGAACTTTGCAAGAAACGTGAAATGCCTTGAATGTGATGAACAACGGCCCAAGAGACAACTTACTGGTGGAGAGTGGGAGTGTCCTCA ATGTGATTTCTATAATTATGCAAGGAACATGGTATGCTTAAGGTGTGATTGCAAGCGACCAGGAGGTGGTTCACCTGTTAGCACCAGCTCTGGATCAGACATAGGATATGGCAGTGGGAGCTATGTGAATAAAAGTGATCTGGTTAGCAGGCTGGCTGCCAATGAAAAGAAGGCACAGCAGAGGGATGGCAATGTTTCTCAGATGGACAGTTCTTTGGACAGGAATGGTGCCAAAGCAGATGAAGATTTTCCTGAAATAATGCCATTGAGGAAAGGGGTGAACAGGTTTGTTGTCAGCACAAGGAAGACTCCACTGGAAAGGAGGTTGGCAAATTCTCAATTCCAAGAAAACATGGGTACTGATGACACTCGGGAAAGGAATGATAATCAAAGCATAGGTACAACCAATCCCCtcaaccaaactatcaatcggAGCCCTGCTTCACCACTATTTAGTGCCCCTAGAGGaagcaattccaattatgttcctTTTGTGCCGTTACCTGCTGACATGTTTGCCAAGAAACCTGAGAACTCAAAGATGGAGGAGAGGGAGAAGTTGGAGACAGTCAACTATGAATCTCTTACTCCAAGCAACGGTGAGCAGAAAGGTGCTATTTCTGGGCGCAGTGAGCATGGTAAATCAAGAGATAGTTGCCAACCCTCTGAGATGTCCATGGACCAGAATCTGAGTGATGATAATGAGAAAGACCTAGCTGAAAAATCAGAGAGATGGTTTAAGAGGGTAGCAGAGTTGCATAATGTCACTGATCTGAGTAGTGCAATTTCAGATGATGACTTCCCTGAGATCATGCCGTCGCGTAAAGGAGAGAATAAATTTGTTGTTAGCAAGAAGAAAGATCGCTCTCTGACTTCTCCAATGTACAAGAGACATGCAGCCATGGAGCAAGCTAACACCACAAATTCCGTACCCTTTGTCCCCTTCCCACCCAACTACTTTGCTAAAAAGGATAATCAGCAACCAGATGAGACAGATTCCCATGATAAAGGTGTTAGCGAATCCTCAAGTTCTGCAACTCTGGAGAAGCATCCACAGAAGTTGGATGATGTCAGACTTGGGGCTACCCATGCAGCTCAGGAGGACAGTACAGGGAGCTGGTCTGGGGAGAAGAAGAGTGATTTAAAGAAAGGTGCCACCTATGGGGAGTCGGCAGGTGGAAATTTTACCCAAAATTTTATTGATCCCCTGCCAGCTGGCAGGGATAGTTGGAACACTGGAAATTCTAGGATTGCGAATGCCACTGGGACATCAAATCAAATGGGGAACTCAATGCAAAACTTCAATAATTCCCCCGTAAATACCAATGACAGCGAGAGTTGTGGATCTTCCTGGAAAGAGAATATCAGTGAGAAGAAGATTTTCACGGGAACTGCACCTCAATCATCTAAGAATCAGAGTGTTGGGGATAGCTGGACTGGAAAGAGCTTGGAAGGGTCAGCAGTGAAGGAACCAGATCCTTTGGACATGTCTGAAGAGGCCAAAGCAGAAAGATGGTTCCGACGTGTTGCGCAGATCAAGGACATCTCAGAGCTCAGTCAGATCCCAGATGAGGATTTCCCATCAATAATGCCAATGCGGAAAGGGGTGAATAGATTTGTTGTGAGCAAACGAAAAACACCGTTAGAGAGAAGGTTGACATCCACTCAGTATAGAAAAAATCTTCCAATTGTCAGCTCTGATCCTGTGAAGGAAAATGACAGTAGCTGA